One window of the Anticarsia gemmatalis isolate Benzon Research Colony breed Stoneville strain chromosome 21, ilAntGemm2 primary, whole genome shotgun sequence genome contains the following:
- the LOC142982187 gene encoding beta-taxilin produces METATEDTQKESPDSAAPSNTANNAAAAAPPPTAPAVEPKKSKKDDRSKKDDKNIEQFMKSLNSIPTLEEKLSLVCKKYVQTADDNKKMQFYIKQSDKRYALLLKEKEQLQLEFNKTILVKSKLENLCRELQKQNKAIKEESLLKIREEEERRKETQAKFQNTLSEITTMLQQNNEKNAKLRDDNISMSEKFKSVVTQYQLREQQVDKMSKQMALESQLSDAKMQKASLEHQADKERLLAEMEQLKVTIATYRAKVMELQGTETNLRSQLAVYTDKYDEFQNALVKSNQMFGGFKEQMDKMSKKIKKLEKESLSWKSRWETSQTALLDMCGERQASEERAAASARQLQHMQSLCRTLQAERTVLLGTLKEHNIERPPLPAPAPAPPAPPPAPAPANNAKVDAMAANCAQLRQSLAHLQTQLNVLTNKQKEDSPKPEPEPKPEKQEKKKKSKKNKADKKVEAPKEESDEKELTDENQPNATENKVDNKEKVDDATLENLIQAINNANINLCDLEVVSDEIAENVKIIEITDEKAEEIKSNESKIVENGAPIDLKDKINVEVLNGADSNQNVSIVESLNDEVSHINEVKPISNNA; encoded by the exons atggaAACAGCAACAGAAGATACTCAAAAAGAAAGTCCAGACAGTGCAGCACCAAGTAATACTGCCAAT AATGCAGCAGCAGCCGCACCTCCCCCGACAGCACCGGCAGTGGAACCAAAAAAGAGCAAAAAAGATGACCGATCAAAGAAAGATGACAAAAACATAGAACAGTTCATGAAATCCCTCAACTCCATACCAACTCTTGAAGAAAAACTGTCTCTTGTATGCAAGAAATATGTTCAAACTGCTGacgacaataaaaaaatgcagttcTACATCAAACAGTCTGATAAGCGGTATGCTTTGCTTTTGAAGGAAAAAGAACAGTTGCAATTGGAATTCAATAAGACTATTCTTGTTAAATCTAAATTGGAAAATCTTTGTCGAGAGCTGCAAAAGCAGAATAAGGCAATCAAG GAAGAATCCCTCCTAAAAATCCGTGAAGAGGAAGAACGTCGCAAGGAAACGCAGGCCAAGTTCCAGAACACACTGTCAGAGATCACCACTATGCTGCAGCAGAACAATGAGAAGAATGCCAAGCTTAGAGACGATAACATCAGCATGAGTGAGAAGTTCAAGAGTGTGGTCACACAGTACCAGTTGAGGGAACAACAG gtggacaaaatgtcaaaacaaatGGCCCTAGAGTCCCAGTTATCAGACGCCAAGATGCAGAAAGCAAGTCTGGAGCACCAAGCTGATAAAGAACGGCTGCTGGCAGAGATGGAACAACTCAAAGTCACCATAGCTACCTACAGGGCTAAGGTTATGGAGCTGCAAGGCACTGAGACTA ACCTTCGCAGTCAGTTAGCAGTATATACGGACAAATACGACGAGTTCCAGAACGCGTTAGTCAAGAGCAACCAAATGTTCGGCGGCTTCAAAGAGCAGATGGACAAG atGTCAAAGAAGATCAAGAAGCTGGAGAAAGAGTCGTTATCGTGGAAGAGCCGGTGGGAGACGTCGCAGACGGCCCTGCTGGACATGTGCGGCGAGCGCCAGGCCAGCGAGGAGCGCGCCGCGGCCAGTGCCCGCCAGCTGCAGCACATGCAGAGCCTGTGCCGGACCCTGCAG GCGGAACGTACAGTGTTGCTGGGCACGCTGAAGGAGCACAACATCGAGCGGCCGCCGctccccgcgcccgcgccggcgccgcccgccccgCCGCCCGCACCCGCCCCCGCCAACAATGCTAAG GTGGACGCCATGGCAGCCAACTGCGCACAGCTCAGACAGTCCCTCGCACATCTACAGACACAACTCAACGtgcttacaaacaaacaaaaagaagaTTCGCCTAAACCTGAACCCGAACCGAAACCGGAAAAAcaagagaagaagaagaaatccAAGAAGAACAAAGCAGACAAGAAAGTAGAAGCACCTAAAGAAGAAAGCGACGAGAAGGAATTAACAGATGAAAACCAACCCAATGCTACTGAGAATAAAGTTGACAATAAAGAAAAGGTTGACGATGCCACACTAGAAAATTTAATACAAGCTATCAATAATGCTAATATCAATCTATGTGACTTAGAAGTTGTGAGCGACGAAATCGctgaaaatgtgaaaattattgaaataaccGATGAAAAAGCTGaagaaatcaaatcaaatgaGTCCAAAATTGTTGAAAATGGTGCACCGATAGAtttgaaagataaaattaatgtagAAGTTTTGAATGGAGCGGATAGTAATCAAAATGTGTCAATTGTAGAATCTTTAAATGATGAAGTATCTCATATAAATGAAGTTAAACCGATATCAAACAATGCTTAA
- the LOC142982259 gene encoding uncharacterized protein LOC142982259, producing the protein MFAQYLVYLILTLFTYTAHTQVCNETVLIKGTNVYVEYSKSYTFSRMGTCIDYVNYRYINCRKTAVGTKMYSRFDPFYKTLPRCCEGYTPLKNYTNYDTIDDLVCNPICETPCEHGTCASPNTCECHSGYKLLNGTCRPACTDSCRHGTCLDSGYCQCNYGYRKSMNGTCEPHCNGDCSPGYCSIPQGCYCPPGYLMKTTTHTWYEDEVSCVPECNYCGNGTCVAPNVCKCFKGYVFNATLASLDNYSRLCVPWCENCTGTCVAPNQCENDDGDVPAVNSMSPTPVRAAGTPTFLHVSITSSTPTPAPNTPSTVATSYQKEALQTSWWSRWWWCVVAPVVVVLCGALVLALRRRQGPLVVCFTGRYNVRGDLPDNKECQRVEFVNNKDGTLIDL; encoded by the exons ATGTTCGCTCAGTACTTGGTTTACTTGATACTTACGCTCTTCACATACACTGCACACACGCAAGTGTGCAATGAAAC GGTTCTCATCAAAGGAACAAATGTTTACGTGGAGTATTCAAAAAGCTACACTTTCTCGCGAATGGGAACTTGTATCGATTATGTGAATTATCGCTACATTAACTGCCGCAAGACAGCGGTCGGTACGAAAATGTACAGCAGATTTGATCCG TTTTACAAAACGTTGCCTCGATGCTGCGAAGGATATACTCCTCTCAAAAACTATACCAATTATGATACGATAGA CGATCTGGTCTGCAACCCAATATGTGAGACCCCATGTGAGCACGGCACTTGTGCATCGCCCAACACCTGCGAATGCCACAGCGGGTACAAGCTGCTCAACGGCACGTGTCGCCCTGCCTGCACCGACTCCTGCCGCCACGGGACCTGCCTCGACTCAGGCTACTGTCAGTGCAACTACGGCTACAGAAAATCAATGAACGGTACCTGCGAACCTCACTGCAATGGTGACTGTAGCCCTGGATACTGCTCCATACCTCAAGGCTGCTATTGCCCTCCAGGGTATCTCATGAAAACAACAACACATACCTGGTACGAAGATGAAGTCTCTTGCGTTCCAGAATGCAATTATTGTGGCAATGGAACCTGTGTTGCACCGAATGTGTGCAAGTGTTTCAAAGGCTATGTTTTTAATGCGACATTAGCGTCACTAGATAATTACAGCAGGCTGTGTGTGCCGTGGTGTGAGAATTGTACAGGGACGTGTGTGGCGCCGAATCAATGTGAAAATGATGATGGTGATGTCCCAGCTGTGAACAGTATGTCGCCGACGCCGGTCAGAGCGGCTGGCactccgaccttcttgcatgtCAGTATAACGAGTTCAACACCAACACCTGCGCCGAATACACCCTCAACAGTTGCAACAAGTTATCAGAAAGAAGCGTTACAAACAAGTTG GTGGTCGCGGTGGTGGTGGTGCGTGGTGGCGCCGGTGGTGGTGGTCCTGTGTGGCGCGCTCGTGCTGGCGCTGCGCCGCCGACAGGGGCCGCTCGTCGTGTGCTTTACTGGACGATATAATGTTCGAG GTGATTTACCGGACAACAAGGAATGCCAACGAGTTGAATTCGTCAACAACAAAGATGGAACTTTGATAGATCTGTGA